One Erpetoichthys calabaricus chromosome 8, fErpCal1.3, whole genome shotgun sequence DNA segment encodes these proteins:
- the tp53i13 gene encoding tumor protein p53-inducible protein 13 isoform X2, protein MWLYSFVWLTLILPDQTRTVLDTQWPTVPGWTRTLTAGEECDTGEHLLEVDLPSPREVRCTGPPWPPPDEEGLPVCMNKTIQYPEGIPNSGKHRPVGAQYGEYIYCPPQRWIRNLKDGGIAFLYHPCVHPTLKTGLVALARSCYCNHIITPYPTLSHERPLALAAWGRTLEMSHIDHKEIGKWIPVRKDQKAELRSNNKRRYTYLLIRKSEMLLDKDGNAPCPFGNLTKPNSLRWTKQDLGLSGGRRYLKKRNVTNRNETYTNVKSGSGILNHHNQGKLKSPAIQVKGLHHQTVYPKPGRAASKAGSQSSGVIQVDSVKESHQIGQQLPLQDGGGNHGSENETGLRREQEKNSGCPHTAAPPVDCDCAEKMRLQKSDGAMDEQRSVHLPTPRTEEAAWAAAALGFLLVILTLAVLHTRLYRGCQRGPSLYWPAQQHEFHEYDSVAEIVKRRLQLGGRRKRKPLKAKKEEHCMLINSSSDDSD, encoded by the exons ATGTGGCTTTATTCATTTGTTTGGCTTACTTTGATACTGCCGGATCAAACCCGAACAGTACTGGATACACAGTGGCCGACAGTCCCAGGGTGGACCAGGACGCTGACGGCAGGAGAGGAGTGCGATACCGGAGAG CACTTATTAGAAGTTGATCTGCCCAGTCCAAGAGAGGTTCGGTGTACTGGTCCTCCCTGGCCCCCTCCTGACGAg GAAGGTCTACCAGTCTGTATGAATAAGACCATTCAGTACCCTGAAGGCATTCCTAACAG TGGGAAGCACCGTCCTGTTGGGGCACAATATGGAGAGTATATATATTGCCCTCCTCAACGCTGGATCCGCAACCTTAAG gATGGAGGGATTGCTTTCTTGTATCACCCTTGTGTCCATCCTACCCTCAAGACTGGTTTGGTGGCTTTGGCAAGGTCCTGTTATTGTAACCATATTATCACTCCTTACCCCACTTTGAGCCATGAGAGG cCTTTGGCTCTTGCTGCTTGGGGACGCACCCTAGAAATGTCACATATTGACCATAAAGAAATTGGCAAGTGGATTCCAGTTAGAAAAGATCAGAAAGCAGAATTGAGGTCCAATAACAAAAGACGTTACACATATCTGCTGATCAGGAAATCCGAAATGTTGTTGGATAAAGATGGCAATGCGCCTTGTCCCTTTGGAAACTTGACG AAACCTAATAGTCTCAGGTGGACCAAGCAAGATCTTGGACTGAGTGGTGGCAGGAGATACCTGAAGAAGAGAAATGTAACTAATAGAAATGAAACTTACACAAATGTGAAATCTGGGAGCGGAATCCTGAATCACCACAATCAAGGCAAATTAAAATCCCCTGCGATACAAGTGAAAGGTCTTCATCATCAGACGGTGTATCCAAAGCCTGGCAGAGCTGCCTCCAAAGCAGGATCTCAAAGCAGTGGGGTAATCCAGGTAGATTCTGTAAAGGAGTCTCACCAGATAGGACAACAGCTGCCTTTACAAGATGGTGGAGGAAACCATGGATCAGAGAATGAGACAGGCCTAAGAAGAGAGCAAGAGAAGAACTCAGGTTGTCCTCACACAGCTGCTCCCCCAGTTGACTGTGACTGTGCCGAGAAAATGAGGCTGCAGAAATCTGATGGCGCTATGGATGAACAGAGAAGTGTCCATTTGCCCACCCCTCGCACAGAAGAGGCAGCTTGGGCGGCAGCAGCCCTTGGATTCCTGCTGGTAATACTGACTCTTGCCGTTCTCCACACACGCCTGTACAGGGGATGTCAGAGAGGACCAAGTCTGTACTGGCCAGCGCAACAGCATGAGTTCCACGAGTATGATAGTGTTGCAG AGAttgtaaagagaagactgcagcTAGGAGGCAGACGGAAGAGAAAACCTTTGAAAGCCAAGAAAGAGGAGCATTGCATGTTGATTAACTCCAGCAGTGACGACTCCGACTGA
- the tp53i13 gene encoding tumor protein p53-inducible protein 13 isoform X1, with protein MWLYSFVWLTLILPDQTRTVLDTQWPTVPGWTRTLTAGEECDTGEHLLEVDLPSPREVRCTGPPWPPPDELLPSVNRTYSAVEGLPVCMNKTIQYPEGIPNSGKHRPVGAQYGEYIYCPPQRWIRNLKDGGIAFLYHPCVHPTLKTGLVALARSCYCNHIITPYPTLSHERPLALAAWGRTLEMSHIDHKEIGKWIPVRKDQKAELRSNNKRRYTYLLIRKSEMLLDKDGNAPCPFGNLTKPNSLRWTKQDLGLSGGRRYLKKRNVTNRNETYTNVKSGSGILNHHNQGKLKSPAIQVKGLHHQTVYPKPGRAASKAGSQSSGVIQVDSVKESHQIGQQLPLQDGGGNHGSENETGLRREQEKNSGCPHTAAPPVDCDCAEKMRLQKSDGAMDEQRSVHLPTPRTEEAAWAAAALGFLLVILTLAVLHTRLYRGCQRGPSLYWPAQQHEFHEYDSVAEIVKRRLQLGGRRKRKPLKAKKEEHCMLINSSSDDSD; from the exons ATGTGGCTTTATTCATTTGTTTGGCTTACTTTGATACTGCCGGATCAAACCCGAACAGTACTGGATACACAGTGGCCGACAGTCCCAGGGTGGACCAGGACGCTGACGGCAGGAGAGGAGTGCGATACCGGAGAG CACTTATTAGAAGTTGATCTGCCCAGTCCAAGAGAGGTTCGGTGTACTGGTCCTCCCTGGCCCCCTCCTGACGAg CTTCTTCCCAGTGTGAATAGGACATATTCTGCAGTG GAAGGTCTACCAGTCTGTATGAATAAGACCATTCAGTACCCTGAAGGCATTCCTAACAG TGGGAAGCACCGTCCTGTTGGGGCACAATATGGAGAGTATATATATTGCCCTCCTCAACGCTGGATCCGCAACCTTAAG gATGGAGGGATTGCTTTCTTGTATCACCCTTGTGTCCATCCTACCCTCAAGACTGGTTTGGTGGCTTTGGCAAGGTCCTGTTATTGTAACCATATTATCACTCCTTACCCCACTTTGAGCCATGAGAGG cCTTTGGCTCTTGCTGCTTGGGGACGCACCCTAGAAATGTCACATATTGACCATAAAGAAATTGGCAAGTGGATTCCAGTTAGAAAAGATCAGAAAGCAGAATTGAGGTCCAATAACAAAAGACGTTACACATATCTGCTGATCAGGAAATCCGAAATGTTGTTGGATAAAGATGGCAATGCGCCTTGTCCCTTTGGAAACTTGACG AAACCTAATAGTCTCAGGTGGACCAAGCAAGATCTTGGACTGAGTGGTGGCAGGAGATACCTGAAGAAGAGAAATGTAACTAATAGAAATGAAACTTACACAAATGTGAAATCTGGGAGCGGAATCCTGAATCACCACAATCAAGGCAAATTAAAATCCCCTGCGATACAAGTGAAAGGTCTTCATCATCAGACGGTGTATCCAAAGCCTGGCAGAGCTGCCTCCAAAGCAGGATCTCAAAGCAGTGGGGTAATCCAGGTAGATTCTGTAAAGGAGTCTCACCAGATAGGACAACAGCTGCCTTTACAAGATGGTGGAGGAAACCATGGATCAGAGAATGAGACAGGCCTAAGAAGAGAGCAAGAGAAGAACTCAGGTTGTCCTCACACAGCTGCTCCCCCAGTTGACTGTGACTGTGCCGAGAAAATGAGGCTGCAGAAATCTGATGGCGCTATGGATGAACAGAGAAGTGTCCATTTGCCCACCCCTCGCACAGAAGAGGCAGCTTGGGCGGCAGCAGCCCTTGGATTCCTGCTGGTAATACTGACTCTTGCCGTTCTCCACACACGCCTGTACAGGGGATGTCAGAGAGGACCAAGTCTGTACTGGCCAGCGCAACAGCATGAGTTCCACGAGTATGATAGTGTTGCAG AGAttgtaaagagaagactgcagcTAGGAGGCAGACGGAAGAGAAAACCTTTGAAAGCCAAGAAAGAGGAGCATTGCATGTTGATTAACTCCAGCAGTGACGACTCCGACTGA
- the tp53i13 gene encoding tumor protein p53-inducible protein 13 isoform X3: MNKTIQYPEGIPNSGKHRPVGAQYGEYIYCPPQRWIRNLKDGGIAFLYHPCVHPTLKTGLVALARSCYCNHIITPYPTLSHERPLALAAWGRTLEMSHIDHKEIGKWIPVRKDQKAELRSNNKRRYTYLLIRKSEMLLDKDGNAPCPFGNLTKPNSLRWTKQDLGLSGGRRYLKKRNVTNRNETYTNVKSGSGILNHHNQGKLKSPAIQVKGLHHQTVYPKPGRAASKAGSQSSGVIQVDSVKESHQIGQQLPLQDGGGNHGSENETGLRREQEKNSGCPHTAAPPVDCDCAEKMRLQKSDGAMDEQRSVHLPTPRTEEAAWAAAALGFLLVILTLAVLHTRLYRGCQRGPSLYWPAQQHEFHEYDSVAEIVKRRLQLGGRRKRKPLKAKKEEHCMLINSSSDDSD; the protein is encoded by the exons ATGAATAAGACCATTCAGTACCCTGAAGGCATTCCTAACAG TGGGAAGCACCGTCCTGTTGGGGCACAATATGGAGAGTATATATATTGCCCTCCTCAACGCTGGATCCGCAACCTTAAG gATGGAGGGATTGCTTTCTTGTATCACCCTTGTGTCCATCCTACCCTCAAGACTGGTTTGGTGGCTTTGGCAAGGTCCTGTTATTGTAACCATATTATCACTCCTTACCCCACTTTGAGCCATGAGAGG cCTTTGGCTCTTGCTGCTTGGGGACGCACCCTAGAAATGTCACATATTGACCATAAAGAAATTGGCAAGTGGATTCCAGTTAGAAAAGATCAGAAAGCAGAATTGAGGTCCAATAACAAAAGACGTTACACATATCTGCTGATCAGGAAATCCGAAATGTTGTTGGATAAAGATGGCAATGCGCCTTGTCCCTTTGGAAACTTGACG AAACCTAATAGTCTCAGGTGGACCAAGCAAGATCTTGGACTGAGTGGTGGCAGGAGATACCTGAAGAAGAGAAATGTAACTAATAGAAATGAAACTTACACAAATGTGAAATCTGGGAGCGGAATCCTGAATCACCACAATCAAGGCAAATTAAAATCCCCTGCGATACAAGTGAAAGGTCTTCATCATCAGACGGTGTATCCAAAGCCTGGCAGAGCTGCCTCCAAAGCAGGATCTCAAAGCAGTGGGGTAATCCAGGTAGATTCTGTAAAGGAGTCTCACCAGATAGGACAACAGCTGCCTTTACAAGATGGTGGAGGAAACCATGGATCAGAGAATGAGACAGGCCTAAGAAGAGAGCAAGAGAAGAACTCAGGTTGTCCTCACACAGCTGCTCCCCCAGTTGACTGTGACTGTGCCGAGAAAATGAGGCTGCAGAAATCTGATGGCGCTATGGATGAACAGAGAAGTGTCCATTTGCCCACCCCTCGCACAGAAGAGGCAGCTTGGGCGGCAGCAGCCCTTGGATTCCTGCTGGTAATACTGACTCTTGCCGTTCTCCACACACGCCTGTACAGGGGATGTCAGAGAGGACCAAGTCTGTACTGGCCAGCGCAACAGCATGAGTTCCACGAGTATGATAGTGTTGCAG AGAttgtaaagagaagactgcagcTAGGAGGCAGACGGAAGAGAAAACCTTTGAAAGCCAAGAAAGAGGAGCATTGCATGTTGATTAACTCCAGCAGTGACGACTCCGACTGA